From one Marinifilum sp. JC120 genomic stretch:
- the torA gene encoding trimethylamine-N-oxide reductase TorA, with translation MTKSKQTNPQGLSRRKFLGYAAAGVTASLLGPSMLISSAYASATGANSGSCATFWGICKLHAENGRIIKAEPFDKDCSVNEMTTNMPGFVHSPARVKYPMVRKDFLKNGHKSDASKRGKGEFVRVSWDKAAELIAQNLKRIQKEYGQDAVYATPSGWYMLGKVNSAGACMNRLSNMMGGFVRAMGDYSTGASQVIMPHVVGNMEVYSQQTSWPVIVENSDVVVIWGGNPMNTLRISWPAPTHKGIEYFKELKKRGKRMIFIDPTRSESIQELGGEWIAPRPNTDVAMMLGVAHVIQDKGLTDKTFIDEYTTGFDKFLPYLLGESDGIPKTPEWAESVCGVPAKTIRELAETISKNRSILMSGWGIQRADHGEQPHWMLVTLACMLGQIGLPGGGFSIGHTYSSQGTPFANAPGVPGMSGGKTPKGAPAPIPTARNIDMLLNPGKTIDYNGRKITYPDIKMVYNGYGNSHTRQPQRESAVRAWQKPECIVVHEMFWTPTARMADIVLPISTPAEYADITTSEDGRFLIPLKPAIEPLYESKPTYEAFAFVAEKLGIGSKFTEGKTGMQWLESFYNQAAADGKRKGISMPPFKEFWDKGEILEFKVPESAKDWVRYSDFREDPLLEPLGTPSGKIEIFSRTIKKMGYDDCKAHPSWIEPAEWLGCKKAKTYPLHLLTSHPRHRLHSQNNHVKELRKLYTIQGREPMWINKIDAEKRGIKNGDVVRVFNDRGQVLAGALVTDNIRQGVVRLCEGGWYDPVEPGNPKSLCAYGSANVLTLDKGSSKLAQAVVANTSLVQIEPYKGKLPEISVFEAPKTKK, from the coding sequence GTGACTAAATCAAAACAAACTAACCCCCAAGGACTCTCCCGGCGCAAATTTTTAGGATATGCTGCTGCCGGAGTAACCGCATCACTACTCGGACCTTCCATGTTGATCAGTTCAGCCTATGCTTCCGCCACGGGAGCAAACAGCGGATCGTGTGCGACTTTCTGGGGTATTTGCAAACTGCATGCTGAGAACGGCCGGATCATTAAAGCTGAACCCTTTGATAAGGACTGTTCTGTAAACGAAATGACGACCAACATGCCGGGATTTGTACACTCCCCTGCTCGCGTAAAGTATCCCATGGTCCGTAAGGATTTCCTGAAGAACGGACACAAATCCGACGCTTCAAAACGGGGAAAGGGAGAATTCGTTCGAGTCAGTTGGGATAAGGCCGCTGAATTGATCGCTCAAAACCTAAAGCGTATTCAAAAAGAGTACGGCCAGGACGCCGTGTATGCTACTCCAAGCGGCTGGTACATGCTTGGTAAAGTAAACAGTGCAGGAGCGTGCATGAACCGCCTCTCCAACATGATGGGGGGATTTGTGCGCGCCATGGGTGATTATTCCACTGGAGCATCTCAAGTTATCATGCCCCATGTTGTGGGCAACATGGAAGTATACAGCCAGCAGACCTCATGGCCAGTCATCGTCGAAAATTCTGATGTTGTTGTCATTTGGGGCGGTAACCCCATGAACACCCTGCGTATATCATGGCCTGCGCCAACGCATAAGGGAATTGAATATTTCAAGGAACTAAAAAAACGCGGCAAGCGCATGATCTTTATTGATCCTACCCGCAGTGAATCCATTCAGGAACTCGGAGGAGAATGGATCGCGCCCCGCCCCAACACGGATGTTGCCATGATGCTTGGCGTAGCTCATGTCATTCAAGATAAGGGCTTGACCGATAAAACTTTTATTGACGAATACACCACCGGATTTGATAAATTCCTGCCCTATCTTCTCGGTGAGTCAGACGGCATCCCTAAAACACCTGAGTGGGCTGAATCTGTATGTGGAGTTCCGGCAAAAACCATCCGTGAACTAGCAGAAACCATTTCTAAAAACAGATCAATACTAATGAGCGGCTGGGGAATCCAACGGGCTGACCACGGTGAACAGCCACACTGGATGCTGGTAACTCTGGCATGCATGCTGGGTCAAATTGGCCTGCCCGGCGGCGGATTCAGCATTGGACACACATACTCCAGTCAGGGCACCCCGTTTGCAAATGCCCCGGGCGTACCAGGCATGTCAGGCGGCAAAACTCCCAAAGGAGCCCCCGCTCCGATACCGACAGCACGCAATATTGATATGCTGCTCAATCCTGGTAAAACCATTGATTACAATGGACGCAAGATCACCTATCCTGACATCAAAATGGTATACAACGGATATGGAAACTCCCATACCCGCCAACCGCAACGTGAATCCGCTGTTCGCGCATGGCAAAAGCCTGAATGCATCGTAGTCCACGAAATGTTTTGGACCCCCACAGCACGTATGGCCGACATCGTGTTGCCCATCTCCACCCCGGCAGAATACGCTGACATAACCACCAGCGAAGACGGCCGTTTCCTGATCCCTCTCAAACCCGCCATTGAACCGTTATATGAATCAAAGCCAACTTATGAAGCATTTGCCTTTGTGGCTGAAAAACTCGGTATCGGAAGCAAGTTCACAGAAGGAAAAACGGGAATGCAATGGCTCGAATCCTTTTACAATCAGGCCGCCGCAGATGGAAAACGTAAAGGGATAAGCATGCCTCCCTTTAAAGAATTCTGGGACAAAGGCGAAATCCTAGAATTTAAAGTTCCAGAATCAGCCAAAGACTGGGTTCGTTACAGCGATTTTCGTGAAGATCCGTTACTTGAACCGCTCGGAACTCCCTCCGGAAAAATCGAAATATTCTCAAGGACTATTAAAAAGATGGGTTACGATGACTGCAAAGCGCACCCATCATGGATTGAACCGGCCGAATGGCTTGGATGCAAAAAAGCCAAGACTTACCCGTTACATCTGCTGACTTCGCACCCGCGGCATCGGCTGCACTCCCAGAACAACCATGTAAAGGAATTGCGCAAACTCTACACGATCCAAGGCCGTGAACCGATGTGGATCAACAAAATTGACGCAGAGAAACGCGGCATTAAAAACGGCGATGTCGTACGCGTCTTCAACGATCGTGGACAAGTTTTGGCTGGAGCACTGGTAACGGATAACATTCGCCAAGGTGTTGTGCGCCTATGCGAAGGAGGATGGTATGATCCTGTAGAACCCGGCAACCCGAAATCCCTGTGCGCATACGGCAGTGCCAACGTCCTCACTTTGGATAAGGGAAGTTCAAAGTTGGCGCAAGCCGTAGTCGCAAATACCAGTTTGGTTCAAATAGAACCATATAAAGGAAAATTGCCTGAAATCAGCGTATTCGAAGCACCAAAAACTAAAAAATAA
- a CDS encoding methyl-accepting chemotaxis protein gives MKLSIKNKLIVLVLISVLVSIGGLSGIVYFKTIEMAESSFADSSLSELKQVNNFISEYMKQTQMNAKFLAIDSSITASYGKNPNLTLDKSIDYISRDMLSEEGLIIHDLFASVAKSHPAYSYVYVGMDNGGYNMYPEGSMPKGYDPRARPWYEEAMRSSDEMHVSKAYRATTGTPVSTITSKIRKNGQVIGLAAIDINLATLTNVITDIKFGKTGYVMLLEADNTILSDPVHDKYLFKQADRVESPGLDILSKLENGVEVIHLDGTEKFARVYTSPELGWKLILMVDKTEILEDVHDTLFDIAIIGLIIALALGFAGWIIARSIVIPIHLLVSAAQSVSKGEFDAIPESSKFNGELLTLQQALKNMVAELSQLIQVSEEKGLEAEEQTRLAKEALSQAEEARKKAEEAKREGMLQAAHHLEEIVGQVTSSSTELSSQIGESRSGAELQLARTTEASTAMEQMNSSVYEVAQNASKAAESADEAKIQAENGGRIVNNVIQSIVDVHSAAEEMSGGLEDLGKRAAGIGNVMNVITDIADQTNLLALNAAIEAARAGEAGRGFAVVADEVRKLAEKTMDATSEVGETVSAIQSGTQNSINDMERASEMVQNSNRYATEAGDSLSSIVGIVESTADQVRAIATASEEQSAASEEINRNTEEVNRIASQTSQAMEESTLAVDELSHLSEELQSVINGLKNV, from the coding sequence ATGAAGTTGAGTATTAAAAACAAACTGATTGTATTGGTTCTAATTTCAGTCCTCGTATCAATCGGGGGGTTGTCTGGGATAGTATATTTCAAAACAATTGAGATGGCCGAAAGCTCTTTTGCAGATTCGTCTTTGAGTGAATTAAAACAGGTTAATAATTTCATTTCAGAGTATATGAAGCAAACACAAATGAATGCAAAGTTTCTAGCTATTGATAGTTCGATTACTGCTTCGTATGGAAAGAATCCTAACCTAACTCTGGATAAATCCATTGATTATATTTCTCGTGATATGTTGAGTGAAGAGGGACTCATAATTCACGATTTGTTTGCGAGTGTGGCAAAAAGTCACCCAGCATACAGCTATGTATACGTAGGGATGGATAACGGCGGATACAATATGTACCCTGAAGGCTCCATGCCCAAAGGATACGACCCTCGAGCTCGGCCTTGGTACGAAGAGGCTATGAGATCTTCTGACGAAATGCACGTCAGCAAAGCATACCGCGCAACTACCGGAACCCCGGTGAGCACAATCACCTCTAAAATCAGAAAAAATGGGCAGGTTATCGGCTTAGCCGCTATTGACATCAACCTTGCGACACTCACAAACGTAATCACGGATATCAAGTTCGGCAAAACCGGCTATGTTATGCTGCTGGAAGCAGACAACACAATTCTTTCAGATCCGGTCCATGATAAATATCTGTTCAAACAAGCAGACAGGGTTGAAAGCCCAGGGCTGGATATTTTGTCCAAACTCGAAAACGGCGTAGAAGTAATACACTTAGATGGAACTGAAAAATTTGCACGAGTCTATACTTCACCTGAACTTGGCTGGAAGCTCATTCTTATGGTTGATAAGACTGAGATTCTCGAGGACGTTCACGATACTCTTTTTGACATTGCAATCATCGGACTGATCATTGCCTTAGCTCTAGGGTTTGCAGGATGGATTATTGCCAGATCCATAGTCATTCCTATTCATCTTCTGGTTTCTGCAGCCCAATCCGTATCCAAAGGCGAGTTTGATGCAATTCCCGAAAGCTCAAAATTCAACGGAGAGTTGCTGACACTACAACAAGCATTGAAAAATATGGTTGCGGAACTTAGCCAGCTGATCCAGGTTTCAGAAGAGAAAGGACTTGAAGCTGAAGAGCAAACCCGCCTTGCCAAAGAAGCCCTGTCTCAAGCAGAAGAGGCAAGAAAAAAGGCTGAAGAAGCTAAGCGCGAAGGTATGTTGCAAGCTGCCCACCATCTTGAAGAGATAGTTGGACAAGTTACCAGTTCATCGACGGAACTTTCTTCGCAAATTGGTGAGTCAAGATCTGGAGCAGAGTTACAACTTGCTAGAACCACTGAGGCATCAACTGCAATGGAACAGATGAATTCTTCCGTCTACGAAGTGGCTCAAAATGCTTCTAAAGCAGCAGAAAGCGCAGATGAAGCAAAGATACAGGCTGAAAACGGTGGACGCATTGTAAATAATGTCATTCAAAGCATTGTAGATGTTCACTCGGCAGCAGAAGAAATGTCCGGAGGACTGGAAGATCTGGGCAAAAGAGCTGCAGGCATTGGAAATGTCATGAACGTTATCACCGATATTGCAGACCAGACAAACTTATTAGCTCTAAATGCCGCCATTGAAGCAGCACGTGCAGGCGAAGCTGGCCGTGGATTTGCTGTTGTTGCAGACGAAGTCCGTAAACTTGCTGAAAAAACAATGGATGCCACCAGTGAGGTCGGCGAGACAGTTTCCGCAATTCAATCTGGCACCCAAAACAGCATCAACGATATGGAAAGAGCTTCGGAGATGGTGCAGAATAGCAATAGATATGCAACAGAAGCAGGAGATTCCCTTTCTTCGATTGTTGGAATTGTAGAGTCTACTGCAGATCAGGTTCGCGCAATAGCCACAGCATCTGAAGAGCAGTCAGCAGCGTCTGAGGAAATCAACCGAAACACTGAAGAGGTGAATCGGATTGCCTCACAAACATCTCAAGCAATGGAAGAGTCTACACTTGCTGTTGATGAACTCTCACATTTATCTGAAGAACTACAAAGTGTTATCAATGGATTGAAAAACGTTTAA
- a CDS encoding ABC transporter ATP-binding protein: protein MIIKKLSISYNGKSALKGINLTLKKGEPLAILGESGAGKTSLGLAVLGMTPGVTTGEVLLNGSGYELGKITEDSGYRGRKCAMLHQDVDDAFNPFCTIGSQITETPGSKGRYGTERWKQARKRLESVGLDPDLENAYPRKLSGGQLKRALLASVLVNDPDCLILDEPTAALDGNSRDGFLELVKRIAPNKYIMIITHDREVALQLCPWTAILYGGRIVERGRTEKVLEQPRHPYGRGLLRTAITPDRIKDLQGIPDKTTLEDRGCSFYCRCTQRTEKCRITPPSLAGTEEHSVACHRGGIIRVIECKGLCIQRHETSLLNELSFNLLEGETLALVGTSGCGKTTLAHTLMGLEKLSGGDIHFEGKSVSAKSKDFRSKVSYLAQHPRASVAPHFTVREAVEEPLLLETEYSESERVEEVSKMLEMVQLSPAAAGKMAHSLSGGELQRVTLARALVRKPRVMILDEPTSALDISTQAKILRLLLDTQEKTGMSMLLITHDLLMARKVSDRILNLDEFKVGDDLV, encoded by the coding sequence ATGATAATAAAAAAACTGAGCATTTCATACAACGGCAAGAGTGCACTGAAGGGAATTAACCTGACACTTAAAAAAGGGGAACCTCTGGCTATTCTCGGTGAATCCGGGGCCGGTAAGACATCTCTCGGACTGGCTGTTCTAGGTATGACTCCCGGAGTGACTACCGGGGAAGTTCTCTTAAACGGATCAGGGTATGAACTGGGAAAGATCACGGAGGACTCAGGATATCGGGGCAGAAAATGCGCTATGCTCCATCAGGACGTTGATGACGCATTTAACCCTTTCTGCACCATTGGTTCCCAGATAACGGAAACACCAGGATCAAAGGGCCGCTATGGAACCGAGCGCTGGAAGCAGGCCAGAAAAAGGCTTGAATCAGTAGGCCTTGACCCTGATTTGGAGAATGCTTATCCCCGAAAACTCAGCGGGGGACAGCTCAAGCGGGCACTGCTGGCTTCAGTGCTGGTCAATGACCCGGATTGCCTCATTTTAGATGAACCGACCGCCGCTCTGGACGGTAATTCAAGGGATGGATTTCTTGAGCTTGTTAAGCGCATAGCTCCAAACAAGTACATAATGATCATTACCCATGATCGTGAGGTGGCCCTGCAGCTCTGCCCTTGGACAGCCATACTTTACGGAGGGCGTATCGTTGAGCGAGGAAGAACTGAAAAGGTTCTTGAGCAACCCCGCCACCCATACGGTAGAGGGTTGTTACGCACGGCAATAACCCCGGACCGGATTAAGGATTTGCAGGGTATACCGGATAAGACCACCTTGGAAGATAGAGGATGTTCCTTTTACTGCCGCTGCACCCAGCGAACCGAAAAGTGCAGAATAACCCCGCCCAGTCTTGCCGGAACTGAAGAGCATTCAGTTGCCTGTCATCGTGGAGGGATTATCCGGGTCATTGAATGCAAAGGTTTGTGTATCCAAAGGCACGAAACTTCGCTTTTGAATGAACTTAGTTTCAACCTTTTGGAAGGAGAAACCCTTGCCCTTGTGGGGACAAGCGGTTGCGGGAAAACCACACTGGCTCACACTCTTATGGGACTTGAAAAATTAAGTGGTGGAGATATTCATTTCGAAGGTAAATCTGTCTCTGCCAAAAGCAAAGATTTCCGATCAAAAGTATCATATCTGGCGCAACATCCGAGAGCATCTGTGGCCCCGCATTTTACGGTTCGTGAAGCGGTTGAGGAGCCGCTTCTTTTGGAAACAGAGTATAGTGAAAGCGAAAGAGTGGAAGAGGTGAGTAAAATGCTCGAAATGGTCCAGCTGTCCCCTGCGGCCGCGGGAAAAATGGCCCATAGTCTCAGCGGAGGGGAGTTACAACGTGTTACTCTGGCCCGGGCTTTGGTTCGTAAACCGCGGGTCATGATTCTTGATGAGCCTACGTCCGCGCTGGATATCAGCACTCAGGCCAAGATTCTAAGGCTTTTGCTGGATACTCAGGAGAAGACCGGAATGTCCATGCTGCTTATAACTCACGATTTGCTTATGGCTCGCAAGGTTTCAGACAGAATTTTGAATTTGGACGAGTTCAAGGTGGGGGATGACCTAGTGTGA
- a CDS encoding ABC transporter permease subunit — translation MKQLISLLAILGVTFSILFIPLPNVHVSTDILAQPSAAHWLGTTATGMDTLSLLALGAIATIGVGLSAGIITVVLVIMTAYLTEVTSSRVQCFIMLLVDILIALPETALLLLLATFLRPGPLGLIFILVVTSWAGEIRIFAVAIRSELARDSVYAARLFNGGHMHIFSKHIAPAILRLASARTVASTRRATLKHAGLAFLGFVNPLTPSWGGIMQEGFEYIHTNAWYWLMLPPIVSLSLYLLLIFNVGEYLAKPKINNHDNKKTEHFIQRQECTEGN, via the coding sequence ATGAAACAGCTGATATCTCTTTTGGCTATACTGGGCGTGACATTCTCTATTCTATTTATTCCCTTGCCGAATGTACATGTGTCTACCGACATACTTGCTCAGCCGTCAGCAGCACACTGGCTTGGAACCACGGCAACAGGCATGGATACTCTGAGCCTACTTGCTCTGGGCGCAATCGCAACCATCGGGGTGGGGTTAAGTGCCGGGATTATCACCGTTGTGTTGGTGATTATGACGGCTTATCTGACAGAAGTCACTTCATCCCGAGTGCAGTGCTTCATCATGCTGCTGGTGGATATTCTGATTGCCTTGCCGGAAACGGCGCTTTTGCTTTTGTTGGCAACTTTTTTAAGGCCCGGCCCGTTGGGGCTTATCTTCATCCTTGTGGTCACTTCGTGGGCTGGAGAAATTCGTATTTTTGCAGTGGCAATCCGCAGCGAGTTGGCCCGCGACTCTGTGTACGCGGCTCGACTTTTCAACGGTGGGCATATGCATATCTTCTCCAAGCATATCGCTCCGGCGATACTGCGGCTTGCTTCAGCCCGGACAGTAGCCTCGACGCGTCGTGCGACTCTTAAGCACGCAGGGTTGGCCTTTCTGGGGTTTGTAAACCCTCTTACTCCGTCCTGGGGTGGAATTATGCAGGAGGGTTTTGAATATATACATACTAATGCGTGGTACTGGCTGATGTTGCCGCCAATTGTCAGCCTGTCGTTGTATCTGCTGCTAATTTTTAATGTTGGGGAATATCTCGCGAAACCAAAGATAAATAATCATGATAATAAAAAAACTGAGCATTTCATACAACGGCAAGAGTGCACTGAAGGGAATTAA
- a CDS encoding ABC transporter permease — MSNNSKWRQTLKFAAAFILLLLVNFMLPRLLPGDPLLVFYGEEAVTDFTPAAREALIVKMHLNAPLGEQFIKYIAGVVCLDFGYSYHHGRQVLDLILDFAPWTMALTGLTLIFSTLLAAFASLRGAWDEGGRFDRGTISFFMILNCIPPFILAMLLLRTFAITFDFFPLSGGCSIFLPQTACGRLADLAWHAVLPVASLMLHEVPNQFLLLRAEALRWKGKPFVSVFLAKGIHPRTIKYKHLLLCITPAVFARVGKSVAALMGGAMFVEIVFTYPGLGLLVFESLQTHDYPTVQGVMLTIGSCTLLFNFMADLVNDSLLHRISS, encoded by the coding sequence ATGTCCAATAATTCCAAGTGGCGGCAGACTCTTAAGTTTGCCGCTGCCTTTATTCTTCTTTTGCTGGTGAATTTCATGCTGCCACGTCTGTTGCCGGGGGACCCTTTGCTGGTCTTTTATGGAGAAGAGGCGGTTACGGATTTTACTCCCGCAGCGAGGGAGGCCTTGATTGTCAAGATGCATTTGAATGCTCCTCTAGGGGAGCAATTTATTAAATATATTGCCGGAGTCGTTTGTCTGGATTTCGGCTATTCCTACCATCATGGCCGACAGGTTCTTGATTTGATATTGGATTTTGCGCCTTGGACCATGGCACTGACTGGGCTGACCCTGATTTTCTCCACCTTGCTAGCCGCTTTTGCTAGTTTGCGGGGAGCCTGGGATGAAGGGGGAAGGTTTGACCGGGGAACGATCAGTTTTTTTATGATTTTGAACTGTATCCCTCCGTTTATTCTGGCCATGTTGCTTTTGAGGACATTCGCCATAACGTTTGATTTCTTCCCGCTCTCAGGGGGCTGCTCAATTTTTCTGCCCCAGACTGCTTGCGGTAGGCTTGCCGATCTGGCTTGGCACGCTGTTTTGCCTGTAGCGAGTCTGATGCTTCACGAAGTTCCAAACCAGTTCCTGCTGCTGCGGGCCGAAGCTTTACGCTGGAAGGGTAAACCATTTGTCAGCGTTTTTCTGGCTAAAGGCATTCATCCCCGAACCATCAAATATAAGCACCTGCTGCTCTGCATTACTCCGGCTGTCTTTGCCAGAGTCGGTAAAAGCGTGGCTGCGCTCATGGGCGGGGCCATGTTTGTGGAAATCGTTTTTACCTACCCGGGGCTGGGACTTTTGGTTTTTGAAAGTCTGCAAACTCACGATTACCCGACCGTTCAAGGAGTGATGCTGACCATCGGTAGTTGTACCCTTTTATTCAACTTCATGGCTGATCTGGTCAATGACAGTCTGTTGCATAGGATAAGTTCATGA
- a CDS encoding ArsR family transcriptional regulator: MSRLNEKKRLNDVFALVAKGLANANRLALLELLAQGERDVESLAKHSSLSVSNASHHLKLLRQCGLISRRREGQYAFYSLADDSVVTMIDILHRVAVDNLPELDRILADRFPPDEQVEEITPDDAEDLCAQEQCLILDMRPISEYSAGHVPGAVHMEKEALEDFPSADSNSQCIVYCRGRYCLIPLMAARVLGPKGYQVKRLAGGFPAWRVAGKQVESIKS, translated from the coding sequence ATGTCACGGCTTAATGAAAAAAAAAGACTTAACGATGTTTTTGCTTTGGTCGCTAAAGGCCTAGCCAATGCCAACCGTCTGGCACTCCTCGAGCTTCTGGCTCAAGGTGAGCGAGACGTGGAATCACTGGCAAAACACAGCAGCCTTTCCGTTTCCAATGCCTCACACCATCTTAAATTATTGCGCCAATGCGGTCTGATCAGCAGACGGCGTGAGGGACAATATGCATTCTACAGTCTGGCCGATGACAGCGTGGTAACAATGATCGACATCCTGCACCGCGTTGCTGTAGACAATCTGCCGGAACTGGACCGGATTCTGGCAGACCGCTTCCCCCCTGATGAACAGGTTGAAGAAATCACTCCCGATGATGCGGAGGACCTTTGCGCTCAAGAACAATGCTTGATCCTCGATATGAGACCGATCTCTGAGTACAGTGCAGGACATGTTCCCGGGGCCGTTCATATGGAAAAGGAAGCCCTCGAAGATTTTCCCTCAGCCGACAGCAATTCCCAATGCATTGTCTACTGCCGCGGACGCTACTGTCTCATTCCGCTCATGGCAGCGCGCGTCCTCGGTCCTAAAGGATATCAGGTAAAACGTCTGGCCGGTGGATTTCCCGCCTGGCGCGTTGCAGGCAAGCAGGTTGAGTCCATCAAGTCCTAA
- a CDS encoding AraC family transcriptional regulator → MESAITTTEISQQHKALKISAESGILGSRCFQNILLRPGLTLTIAKTTPQLNLVARFDRNEAPIQFGFTYSGKNRCSFSSGALRNQVDEMQSGSNGIFYLPKSRGIIERPKDQTSCVLGIIVSQQFLRKYFMDNMNELPRDFQKTLNNCKTKPIHWFGPRNPAKQHLLTQIIQCQYEGGLRKLFLESKVMDLLSIQLHDYIKSETNTHPASQPLRPDDVERIREASNFLISDLENPPSLRELAIHVGINERKLKNGFRQVYDTSVFGYFREFRMQKAYELLQQGNQNVTEVAYVIGYQNLSHFSNAFRKRFGLLPKHFQTNQRLLQPSLNK, encoded by the coding sequence GTGGAATCAGCTATAACCACAACCGAAATCTCTCAGCAACACAAAGCACTTAAGATTTCAGCCGAAAGTGGAATTCTAGGTTCAAGATGTTTCCAGAACATTTTGCTCCGCCCCGGCTTGACTCTTACTATTGCTAAAACCACTCCCCAACTAAACCTTGTAGCCCGCTTTGACAGAAACGAAGCCCCTATACAATTTGGTTTTACATATTCTGGAAAAAATAGATGCTCTTTTTCAAGTGGGGCACTGCGCAACCAAGTAGACGAGATGCAGAGTGGATCAAACGGCATATTCTATCTGCCAAAATCCCGTGGGATAATTGAGCGGCCTAAAGACCAAACATCTTGTGTATTAGGCATAATTGTCTCTCAACAATTTCTCCGTAAATATTTTATGGACAATATGAACGAGCTGCCTCGAGATTTTCAGAAAACTCTTAATAATTGCAAAACCAAACCTATCCACTGGTTTGGGCCTCGTAATCCAGCCAAGCAGCATCTTTTAACTCAAATTATCCAGTGCCAATATGAAGGTGGATTGCGCAAACTTTTTCTGGAAAGCAAGGTCATGGATCTGCTGTCCATACAGCTTCATGATTATATCAAATCTGAAACAAACACCCACCCTGCATCGCAGCCCTTACGCCCGGACGATGTCGAACGAATTCGTGAAGCAAGCAATTTTCTTATCAGCGATTTGGAAAATCCGCCAAGCCTGCGTGAACTTGCAATTCATGTCGGTATTAATGAAAGAAAATTAAAAAACGGATTTAGGCAGGTCTATGACACCTCTGTTTTCGGCTATTTCAGAGAATTCAGAATGCAAAAGGCGTATGAACTTCTACAACAAGGAAATCAAAACGTTACTGAAGTCGCATATGTTATAGGCTACCAGAATTTAAGTCATTTCAGCAATGCGTTTAGAAAAAGATTTGGGCTTCTGCCAAAACACTTTCAGACAAATCAGCGACTTTTACAGCCCTCCCTGAACAAATAG